From Roseibium alexandrii DFL-11, the proteins below share one genomic window:
- a CDS encoding P-loop NTPase family protein — protein MAETPRQLPLDLPHDAALGREDYLVGKSNQAAFELLERWPDWPSPVIILAGPVGSGKTHLVEAFRDETGAEVIQARDLTEAGVSALVAAPACVVEDAHRGVNNTALFHLLNAARQAGKTVLITSRTWPASWKISLPDLLSRLRAATPVEVLEPDDDLLRRVLVKLFADRQIGVDIGVVDYLVVRMERSLEVALRAVDAIDREALAGRVKISKPLAGRVLETVTGTD, from the coding sequence ATGGCGGAAACACCGCGCCAGTTGCCCCTGGATTTGCCGCACGATGCTGCCCTTGGCCGCGAAGACTACCTTGTGGGCAAATCCAATCAGGCTGCGTTTGAGCTCCTGGAGCGCTGGCCGGATTGGCCGTCGCCCGTTATCATCCTTGCTGGTCCGGTCGGCTCCGGCAAAACGCATCTGGTCGAGGCCTTTCGTGATGAGACCGGTGCTGAAGTTATCCAGGCGCGGGATTTGACCGAGGCTGGTGTCTCCGCGCTTGTCGCAGCGCCTGCCTGTGTCGTTGAAGATGCGCATCGCGGTGTCAACAACACGGCCCTGTTTCATCTGCTGAACGCGGCGCGTCAGGCGGGCAAGACGGTTCTGATCACCAGCCGCACCTGGCCGGCGTCCTGGAAGATATCCTTGCCCGATCTCTTATCGCGGCTGCGTGCGGCAACACCGGTCGAGGTGCTTGAGCCGGATGACGATCTGCTGCGGCGGGTTCTGGTGAAGCTCTTCGCAGACCGGCAAATCGGCGTTGACATCGGTGTGGTGGACTATCTGGTCGTGCGTATGGAGCGATCGCTTGAGGTCGCTTTGAGGGCTGTGGATGCCATTGACCGGGAAGCGCTTGCCGGCCGGGTGAAGATCAGCAAGCCACTGGCGGGCCGCGTTCTTGAAACTGTCACAGGCACCGATTAG